A genome region from Nocardia sp. NBC_01730 includes the following:
- a CDS encoding purine-cytosine permease family protein, with the protein MSSSTLDKAGREAPLTLDEPAPKVLSFWDQSAFWANLGVSLFAFSGAYTVLAPNTQGTAQISIAAGILATIIGTVVGGLMLGAAAVPGARTGKPAMMLLRGLFGGKLSYLPTVLNIAQLIGWGTFELIVIGDAADELFHGGPHWLYVVAAGVLTTILTIWPLGSVRLLRRFVTVGVVIALIWFYVQFFRASLPDLRSNPGPRGGGPFGVDWNLFWIATDAALAVSISWVPVAADYTRHARSARSAFGAASGAYAVTQIVAYVLGLFALALATGDGGPYAPFLQASLGALFFFVFVVRETDQSFANVYSTAVSIQNLAPRIDRRILSIGLGILITLLALRLNMANYFGFLGLIGSVFVPLLGVLVADFFLRAKGKWNTGQDAPSRWGMVFAWLLGLSVYQLVNPGDAGVWTDFWVRVRDTLHFTEQPWMSASLLSFLAAVLVAWLVGRVAALRKPT; encoded by the coding sequence ATGTCGTCATCGACCTTGGACAAAGCCGGGCGCGAAGCGCCGCTTACGCTCGACGAGCCCGCGCCGAAGGTCCTGTCGTTCTGGGACCAAAGCGCGTTCTGGGCCAACCTCGGCGTCAGCCTCTTCGCGTTCTCCGGTGCGTACACGGTGCTCGCGCCGAATACGCAGGGCACCGCGCAGATCTCGATCGCGGCGGGCATTCTCGCAACGATCATCGGAACCGTGGTGGGCGGGTTGATGCTCGGTGCGGCAGCCGTCCCCGGTGCGCGGACCGGCAAGCCCGCGATGATGCTGCTGCGTGGTCTGTTCGGCGGGAAGCTCAGCTACCTGCCGACGGTGCTCAACATCGCGCAGCTGATCGGCTGGGGGACCTTCGAGCTGATCGTGATCGGCGACGCGGCCGACGAGCTGTTCCACGGCGGCCCGCACTGGCTCTATGTGGTGGCCGCTGGCGTGCTCACGACCATCCTGACGATCTGGCCGCTCGGGTCGGTCCGGCTGCTGCGCCGGTTCGTGACGGTCGGCGTCGTCATCGCACTGATCTGGTTCTATGTCCAGTTCTTCCGGGCCAGCCTGCCCGACCTGCGGAGCAATCCCGGTCCGCGCGGAGGCGGCCCGTTCGGGGTGGACTGGAATCTCTTCTGGATCGCGACCGACGCCGCGCTGGCCGTCTCGATCTCCTGGGTGCCGGTCGCCGCCGACTACACCCGCCATGCCCGCAGCGCCCGCTCGGCGTTCGGGGCAGCCAGCGGGGCGTACGCGGTCACCCAGATCGTCGCCTACGTCCTCGGGCTGTTCGCGCTGGCGCTCGCGACCGGCGACGGTGGCCCCTACGCCCCGTTCCTCCAGGCGAGCCTCGGCGCACTGTTCTTCTTCGTCTTCGTAGTGCGCGAGACCGATCAGTCGTTCGCCAACGTCTACTCCACCGCCGTCTCGATCCAGAACCTGGCGCCGCGAATCGACCGCCGTATCCTCTCGATCGGTCTCGGCATCCTGATCACGCTGCTCGCGCTGCGATTGAATATGGCCAACTACTTCGGCTTCCTCGGGCTGATCGGGTCGGTGTTCGTGCCACTGCTCGGTGTGCTGGTAGCCGACTTCTTCCTGCGGGCGAAAGGCAAGTGGAACACTGGGCAGGACGCGCCCTCACGCTGGGGAATGGTCTTCGCCTGGCTGCTGGGCCTTTCGGTATATCAGCTGGTCAACCCCGGTGATGCGGGTGTGTGGACCGACTTCTGGGTACGGGTTCGGGACACCTTGCATTTCACCGAGCAACCGTGGATGAGTGCGTCACTGCTGTCGTTTCTCGCCGCGGTGCTGGTGGCATGGCTGGTCGGACGGGTCGCAGCGCTACGGAAGCCGACGTAG
- a CDS encoding DUF72 domain-containing protein codes for MGQIRVGTSGWVYPPWRGVFYPAGLAQKRELAYLSERLDSVEINGSFYSLQRPSSYQMWAEQTPDDFVFAVKGSRFITHIKRLRDGDTLLANFLASGPLALGPKLGPILWQLPPNFSFDAQVLDAFLAHLPRTTAQAVEVAQRHDYRVDPAHTTTDADRPMRYAMEIRHDSFATPRFTELLTRHGVALVVADSAGKYPLLEEVTADFVYIRLHGHDELYVSGYTDDDLDTWAAKIRGWAESCDAYAYFDNDAKVMAPRDAIALRTRLVA; via the coding sequence ATGGGCCAGATTCGAGTCGGCACATCGGGATGGGTGTATCCGCCCTGGCGCGGGGTGTTCTACCCCGCAGGGCTGGCGCAGAAGCGTGAACTGGCCTACCTGTCCGAGCGGCTCGACAGCGTCGAGATCAACGGGTCCTTCTATTCGCTACAACGTCCGTCGAGCTATCAGATGTGGGCCGAGCAGACCCCGGACGACTTCGTGTTCGCGGTGAAGGGCAGCAGATTCATTACCCACATCAAGCGGCTCCGCGACGGCGACACGCTGCTGGCGAACTTCCTCGCGTCCGGACCGCTCGCGCTCGGGCCGAAGCTGGGCCCGATCCTCTGGCAGCTGCCACCGAACTTCTCATTCGACGCGCAGGTGCTCGACGCGTTCCTCGCCCACCTCCCCCGCACCACCGCGCAAGCCGTCGAGGTCGCGCAGCGACACGACTACCGGGTCGATCCCGCACATACGACGACCGACGCCGACCGCCCGATGCGGTATGCGATGGAGATCCGGCACGACAGCTTCGCGACGCCGAGGTTCACCGAATTGCTCACGCGGCACGGCGTCGCGCTGGTGGTCGCCGACTCGGCGGGCAAGTATCCGCTGCTCGAGGAGGTCACCGCGGACTTCGTGTACATCCGGTTGCACGGGCACGACGAGCTCTACGTCAGCGGGTACACCGACGACGACCTGGACACGTGGGCCGCGAAGATCCGCGGGTGGGCCGAATCCTGCGATGCATACGCCTATTTCGACAACGACGCGAAGGTGATGGCGCCACGCGACGCCATCGCTCTACGGACCCGGCTCGTGGCCTAG